The nucleotide window TGCAGCTAAGGGTAGATACGGTAATAAATAAAATAAAGAAGAAATTTTTCACAGCGCTTTTCTTGTAAAATTAGAGATATAAATTATAGGAACAAAATTTAGACCTTTAAGTTATATATTCTTTGTTGAAAATTTTGGCTATAAATCTCTAAAAAAACAATTAATTAACAATATATTCGATTTTTTTTATTTTCCAGACAACCATTAGCCAGATGTTTGCGTCTATATAAATAGAAGCATAATCGTAACCAACAAGATGAAAGTTGTTCAACTTCATAAAAACGAAACTAAACTCATACAAAGAGCCACGAAAAATAATCGTGAGGCACAACATGTGTTGTATGAGTTGCACGCTCCAAAGATGCTAAGTGTATGTAGATACTACATTAAGGATGTGCATAAAGCCGAAGAAGTAATGTTAAACGGTTTCTTTAAGGTTTTTAAACACATCAAGACATTTAAATTTGAAGGTAGTTTTGAAGGTTGGGTAAGACGTATTATGGTAAGAGAGGCCATATCGTTTTTAAGACAGCAAAAAAACATAGAGTTTGCTTTAGAAGACGATTATTTAGAACAAGACTATACCAATAATATTAAGACTAATATTGAGGTTGCAGAAATTCAACGGTTAATAGATAGTCTACCAGAGGGATACAAAATGGTATTTATAATGTATGCGGTAGAAGGTTATAAGCACCATGAAATCGCAGAACTTTTAAAAATATCAGAAGGAACCTCAAAGTCGCAATTGTTTAAAGCAAGGCAAATGTTGCAAACAAAAATAAAAGAATTAAACAACAGCAGTTATGGCACCAATTAAATTTGAAGAACAACTAAAAGACAAGCTAGAAGAACGCAGCTTGCAACCGTCGACAGAGAGTTGGGCAAAACTGTCTGAACGTCTAGATGCAGAAGAGAAGAAAACTAAATTTCCTTGGTTTTGGTGGATGGGCATTGCAGCAGCAGTACTAATTACATTAACTATCGTTATGCAAACATTAGGTTCTAAAAACACAGAGCAAACCTTGCCACAGGTTGTTGAACAGGATTTGAAAGAAGATACAAACAAAGTTGAAGAATCTGCAACAAAAGACACTAAAGAGATGCAGTTAGTAATAGAAAATAGTGAAGCTCAAACTAGTTCTGAACAAAAAAGTAATAAAAACCAAAAGGAGATTATTAACTACAAATCCGTTGCAAAAAGTCAAACAAAATCACAATTAGCAGTTGATGAAAAAATAGACGAAGTTAATACCAATAATATCATCAATTCTAAAAACGAGCAGAAAGTAATCATAGAAGAAACTTTAATTGATAAAGCTGTGGTTGCTCAAACTTTAAAAGATTTAAATACAGAAAAAACAACGGTTACTGATAGAGAAGTAGATTCACTTCTTAAAGCAGCAAGTAAGGTGCTTTTTAAAGATAAACTACAAAAAGAAGCAAGTAGAACAGTAGATGCAAAATCGTTGTTAGAAGATGTAGAAGACGACATGGGACAATCCTTTAGAACTAAAGTTTACGAAGTGCTAAAAGACGGTTACAAAACTGTTAAAACTGCAGTAGCACAGCGTAACGATTAACATTAAGAATCAATTAAACCAATATAAATCATCAAAAAACGAACAGTTATGAGCACAATTACAAGATTATTAGTATACGCCATTATATCGGTAACATTT belongs to Winogradskyella sp. J14-2 and includes:
- a CDS encoding RNA polymerase sigma factor → MKVVQLHKNETKLIQRATKNNREAQHVLYELHAPKMLSVCRYYIKDVHKAEEVMLNGFFKVFKHIKTFKFEGSFEGWVRRIMVREAISFLRQQKNIEFALEDDYLEQDYTNNIKTNIEVAEIQRLIDSLPEGYKMVFIMYAVEGYKHHEIAELLKISEGTSKSQLFKARQMLQTKIKELNNSSYGTN